A stretch of Mus caroli chromosome 5, CAROLI_EIJ_v1.1, whole genome shotgun sequence DNA encodes these proteins:
- the Lrrc8c gene encoding volume-regulated anion channel subunit LRRC8C, whose protein sequence is MIPVTEFRQFSEQQPAFRVLKPWWDVFTDYLSVAMLMIGVFGCTLQVMQDKIICLPKRVQPAQNHSSLSNVSQAVISATPLPPPKPSPTNPATVEMKGLKTDLDLQQYSFINQMCYERALHWYAKYFPYLVLIHTLVFMLCSNFWFKFPGSSSKIEHFISILGKCFDSPWTTRALSEVSGEDSEEKDNRKNNMNRSSTIQSGPEGNLVKSQSLKSIPEKFVVDKSAAGALDKKEGEQAKALFEKVKKFRLHVEEGDILYAMYVRQTVLKVIKFLIIIAYNSALVSKVQFTVDCNVDIQDMTGYKNFSCNHTMAHLFSKLSFCYLCFVSIYGLTCLYTLYWLFYRSLREYSFEYVRQETGIDDIPDVKNDFAFMLHMIDQYDPLYSKRFAVFLSEVSENKLKQLNLNNEWTPDKLRQKLQTNAHNRLELPLIMLSGLPDTVFEITELQSLKLEIIKNVMIPATIAQLDNLQELCLHQCSVKIHSAALSFLKENLKVLSVKFDDMRELPPWMYGLRNLEELYLVGSLSHDISKNVTLESLRDLKSLKILSIKSNVSKIPQAVVDVSSHLQKMCVHNDGTKLVMLNNLKKMTNLTELELVHCDLERIPHAVFSLLSLQELDLKENNLKSIEEIVSFQHLRKLTVLKLWYNSIAYIPEHIKKLTSLERLFFSHNKVEVLPSHLFLCNKIRYLDLSYNDIRFIPPEIGVLQSLQYFSITCNKVESLPDELYFCKKLKTLKIGKNSLSVLSPKIGNLLFLSYLDIKGNHFEVLPPELGDCRALKRAGLVVEDALFETLPSDVREQMKAD, encoded by the exons ATGATTCCGGTGACCGAGTTCCGGCAGTTCTCCGAGCAGCAGCCCGCCTTCCGGGTGCTGAAGCCGTGGTGGGATGTGTTCACGGATTACCTCTCGGTGGCCATGCTGATGATCGGAGTGTTTGGATGTACTTTACAG GTCATGCAAGACAAGATCATCTGCCTTCCAAAAAGAGTGCAGCCTGCTCAGAACCACTCCTCCCTTTCCAATGTCTCCCAGGCAGTTATCAGTGCCACCCCGCTGCCCCCACCTAAACCCTCACCGACCAACCCCGCGACCGTGGAGATGAAGGGACTGAAGACAGACCTGGACCTTCAGCAGTACAGTTTCATCAACCAGATGTGCTACGAGCGAGCCCTCCACTGGTATGCCAAGTACTTCCCATACCTGGTGCtcatccacaccctggtcttcatGCTCTGTAGCAACTTCTGGTTCAAATTCCCTGGATCCAGTTCCAAAATCGAACATTTCATCTCCATCCTGGGGAAGTGCTTTGACTCCCCGTGGACCACACGGGCTCTCTCCGAAGTATCTGGAGAGGACTCCGAAGAGAAGGACAACAGAAAAAACAACATGAACAGGTCCAGCACCATCCAGTCTGGTCCCGAGGGCAACCTGGTCAAGTCCCAGTCTCTCAAGTCAATTCCTGAAAAGTTCGTGGTTGACAAATCTGCTGCGGGGGCTCTGGACAAGAAGGAAGGTGAGCAGGCCAAGGCCTTGTTTGAGAAGGTGAAGAAGTTCAGACTGCATGTGGAAGAAGGGGATATCCTGTACGCCATGTACGTGCGACAGACTGTGCTGAAGGTCATCAAATTCCTAATCATCATTGCCTACAACAGTGCCCTGGTTTCCAAAGTCCAGTTCACAGTGGACTGTAACGTGGACATCCAGGACATGACGGGCTATAAGAACTTTTCTTGCAATCACACCATGGCTCATTTGTTCTCTAAGCTCTCCTTTTGCTACCTGTGCTTTGTAAGCATCTACGGCCTGACGTGCCTTTACACCTTATACTGGCTGTTCTACCGTTCTCTGAGGGAATATTCATTCGAGTATGTCCGGCAGGAGACGGGAATCGATGACATTCCGGATGTGAAAAATGACTTTGCTTTCATGCTCCATATGATAGACCAGTATGACCCTCTCTATTCCAAGCGGTTTGCAGTGTTCCTGTCTGAAGTCAGCGAGAACAAGTTAAAACAACTCAATTTAAATAACGAGTGGACCCCGGACAAACTGCGGCAGAAGCTGCAGACAAATGCCCACAACCGCCTGGAGCTGCCGCTGATCATGCTGTCTGGCCTCCCGGACACCGTGTTTGAAATCACAGAGTTGCAGTCTCTGAAGCTGGAGATCATTAAGAATGTCATGATCCCCGCCACCATCGCCCAGCTAGACAACCTGCAGGAGCTCTGTCTGCACCAGTGCTCCGTCAAGATCCACAGCGCCGCGCTCTCCTTCCTGAAGGAGAATCTCAAGGTCCTGAGTGTCAAGTTTGATGACATGAGGGAGCTGCCCCCCTGGATGTACGGCCTCCGGAACCTGGAAGAGCTCTATCTGGTTGGCTCTCTGAGTCACGACATCTCCAAAAATGTCACCCTGGAGTCTCTGCGGGACCTCAAAAGCCTTAAAATCCTTTCCATCAAGAGCAACGTCTCCAAGATCCCTCAGGCCGTGGTGGATGTGTCCAGCCACCTCCAGAAGATGTGCGTCCACAATGACGGCACCAAACTGGTGATGCTTAACAACCTGAAGAAGATGACCAACCTGACGGAGCTGGAGCTGGTCCACTGCGACCTGGAACGCATCCCCCACGCCGTGTTCAGCCTGCTCAGTCTCCAGGAGCTGGACCTGAAGGAGAACAACCTCAAGTCCATAGAGGAGATCGTGAGcttccagcacttgagaaagcTGACCGTGCTCAAACTGTGGTATAACAGCATCGCTTACATTCCAGAGCACATCAAAAAACTGACCAGCCTGGAGAGACTGTTTTTCAGCCACAATAAGGTAGAGGTGcttccctcccacctcttcctgTGCAACAAAATCAGATACCTGGACTTGTCCTATAACGACATCCGCTTCATCCCGCCCGAAATCGGAGTTCTGCAAAGTTTACAGTATTTCTCCATCACTTGTAACAAAGTGGAGAGCCTCCCAGATGAACTCTACTTCTGCAAGAAACTTAAAACTTTGAAGATTGGGAAAAACAGCCTCTCCGTACTTTCACCAAAAATTGGAAATCTACTATTTCTTTCCTACTTAGACATCAAAGGCAATCACTTTGAAGTCCTCCCTCCTGAGCTGGGAGACTGCCGGGCTCTGAAGCGAGCCGGGCTAGTTGTGGAAGATGCTCTGTTTGAGACTCTGCCCTCAGATGTCCGGGAGCAGATGAAAGCAGACTAA